Proteins from a genomic interval of Methanoplanus endosymbiosus:
- a CDS encoding response regulator, translated as MFLHTAQNSGSESQPDNEYSCLKAISGVDDERIKVLLVDDESGVLDVTKIFLEKKGNFIVKCCNSAEMALRELECGCYDAVVSDYGMPGMNGLELLFEIRSSGSDIPFIFFTGKGREEVVIEAINNGADYYIRKGGDPKSLFAELSHVMTEAVYSRRYEVSAGNSDRFISGLFHHLPDPTYAVNRDGVVIAWNRAIEEMTGVHAGDVVGRKGFNPSEVLYGTGRPSLADLLLNSGAVMPDNYNTTTNSGSMIIAEISTMQSGELSYMRAKGTYLYDGDGSVAGAIESVRDITEWKVAEMKLKRMNEYRKALIESHIDPLVTLSPDLRITDVNGATEKLLGCGREDIVNCHLREWLLNPEAADGIFGSLADGKAVRDHRLNVLKKSGEKIAAYLYATAYLDAEGDVKCIFAELHEPLPFMGVPDDLWWLSM; from the coding sequence ATGTTTTTACATACAGCTCAGAATTCCGGCTCTGAATCTCAGCCGGACAATGAATATTCCTGTCTGAAAGCTATTTCCGGCGTGGATGATGAACGAATAAAGGTTCTTCTTGTAGATGATGAATCAGGTGTCCTTGATGTTACCAAAATATTCCTTGAGAAAAAAGGGAATTTTATAGTTAAATGCTGTAACTCGGCTGAAATGGCACTCCGGGAACTCGAATGTGGCTGTTATGATGCAGTTGTTAGTGACTACGGGATGCCGGGTATGAATGGTCTTGAATTACTGTTTGAAATCAGGAGTTCCGGCAGTGATATTCCGTTTATCTTCTTTACCGGAAAAGGGCGTGAAGAGGTTGTAATTGAGGCTATAAACAATGGTGCTGATTATTATATCCGAAAAGGTGGTGACCCGAAATCACTCTTTGCCGAACTGTCGCATGTAATGACTGAAGCGGTTTACAGCCGGAGGTATGAGGTGAGTGCCGGAAACTCTGACAGGTTCATCTCCGGACTCTTTCACCATCTGCCTGATCCGACATATGCGGTGAACAGAGATGGCGTTGTTATTGCCTGGAACAGGGCCATTGAAGAGATGACTGGTGTACATGCCGGTGATGTTGTGGGTAGGAAGGGTTTTAATCCTTCTGAAGTACTGTATGGAACAGGCAGGCCGTCACTTGCTGATCTTCTGCTGAATTCCGGTGCAGTTATGCCTGATAATTATAATACAACAACTAATTCCGGTTCAATGATCATTGCAGAGATCTCCACAATGCAGTCCGGTGAACTCTCTTACATGCGTGCGAAGGGTACATATCTCTATGATGGTGACGGCAGTGTTGCAGGTGCGATTGAATCGGTAAGGGATATTACTGAGTGGAAGGTAGCGGAGATGAAACTTAAGAGAATGAATGAGTACAGGAAGGCGCTTATTGAGTCTCATATTGATCCTCTTGTCACTCTCTCACCTGATCTCCGGATTACTGATGTCAATGGCGCTACTGAAAAGCTTCTCGGATGCGGGCGTGAAGATATTGTAAACTGCCACCTGCGTGAATGGCTCTTAAACCCTGAAGCAGCAGATGGTATCTTTGGCTCTCTGGCTGATGGAAAGGCAGTCAGGGATCACAGGCTGAATGTTCTGAAAAAGTCAGGTGAGAAGATTGCGGCATACCTCTATGCCACAGCGTATCTGGATGCAGAAGGGGATGTAAAGTGCATATTTGCTGAACTGCATGAACCTCTGCCGTTTATGGGGGTGCCTGATGATTTATGGTGGCTGTCGATGTAG
- a CDS encoding FeoA family protein — MHLTELSPGESAIITEINGGRNLIQQLALRGLTPGKRLTMISGRCGPVVVKIHGDSLVLGRGMAHKILLER, encoded by the coding sequence ATGCATCTCACTGAACTTTCACCCGGAGAGTCTGCCATTATAACAGAGATAAACGGTGGAAGAAACTTAATCCAGCAGCTTGCCCTCAGGGGACTCACCCCCGGAAAAAGGTTAACAATGATCTCCGGACGCTGCGGGCCTGTCGTTGTAAAAATCCATGGTGATTCTCTCGTCCTGGGCAGAGGAATGGCACATAAAATATTATTAGAGAGGTGA
- a CDS encoding FeoA family protein, with protein MIILEKKLSELESGETGIVYTIPCCEHILNCLGIRPGKSVKMVTKQPIKGPVVVIVNEIEVAVDYEIAEKLKIKTE; from the coding sequence GTGATTATTCTGGAGAAAAAATTATCAGAACTGGAATCCGGAGAAACAGGAATTGTTTACACCATCCCATGTTGTGAACATATTTTAAACTGCCTTGGCATAAGACCAGGGAAATCAGTAAAGATGGTTACAAAACAGCCAATCAAAGGACCTGTTGTTGTTATAGTAAACGAAATCGAAGTGGCCGTCGATTACGAAATTGCTGAAAAACTAAAGATTAAGACAGAGTGA
- a CDS encoding FeoB small GTPase domain-containing protein yields MAGNKNKDKEKILMVGNPNVGKSALFNRLTGADATVSNYPGTTVDYTKGMLETSEIIYEITDVPGMYSLEPKDGAEEVALKILENNRDATILMVLDATRVERGLYLALEVIERGYRAVLVINMIDAAHEKGVSVDIYNLQKILGIPVITTSALSGEGLLDLTDRIRYAQASDIELIEKRAKGEVTEEESKGGCAGCGLCGGGCI; encoded by the coding sequence ATGGCTGGCAATAAAAATAAGGATAAAGAAAAAATTCTGATGGTTGGAAACCCAAACGTCGGAAAAAGTGCCCTGTTCAACAGGCTCACCGGTGCAGATGCAACGGTATCCAATTATCCGGGCACGACTGTCGATTATACAAAAGGCATGCTTGAGACTTCGGAGATAATTTATGAGATAACCGATGTCCCCGGCATGTACTCACTTGAACCAAAAGACGGGGCAGAAGAGGTTGCATTAAAAATACTTGAAAATAACAGAGATGCAACGATTCTGATGGTCCTTGATGCAACAAGGGTTGAGAGAGGATTATACCTGGCTCTTGAAGTGATAGAGAGGGGTTACAGGGCAGTATTAGTCATCAACATGATCGATGCCGCACATGAAAAAGGAGTTTCTGTTGATATATACAATCTCCAGAAGATACTCGGAATTCCGGTGATAACCACATCAGCACTGAGTGGAGAGGGACTGCTGGATCTCACAGACAGAATAAGATATGCACAGGCCTCAGATATAGAGCTGATAGAGAAGAGAGCAAAAGGAGAAGTTACAGAGGAAGAAAGCAAAGGTGGCTGTGCCGGATGCGGACTCTGTGGCGGGGGGTGTATCTGA
- a CDS encoding nucleoside recognition domain-containing protein, with translation MTTPTAKRWEIVDLIANRTVTAGEYKPSIKDYLSELTVKPLTGIPVALAVLYAFWSIFSSFAGALVTDGFMVKLFDNYWLPWIQNVWPNPDSVLYFLFVGDPLADNCFEAFGMLTSGLFVSIGVVLPAIFIFYLMMTILEDSGYLPRLAVLMDGLFHKIGLHGYAIVPAILGLGCNVPAVTATRNLETKKQRFIMMVLLAVFIPCGAQLGIMLDVIPETVGWVMLYLIIGFCLFGFILGKLIPGGNPEILIDIPPYRRPALQNICKKLWVKTKGFFINAIPFVLLGILFVNVLYLLGVIQALADLFAPLFVTWFGVPKETVGPLIAAFLRKDLAVAQLSTIAMTPYQMITAVVLISIYFPCVATFVVMLKEGVKELAAAVGVLAVIVFLYGGLIHLIGILLGVA, from the coding sequence ATGACAACACCCACAGCAAAGAGATGGGAGATTGTTGACCTGATTGCAAACCGGACAGTCACCGCAGGAGAATATAAACCATCAATCAAAGATTATCTGAGCGAACTGACAGTGAAGCCCCTCACCGGAATTCCGGTAGCATTAGCTGTCCTTTACGCATTCTGGAGCATATTTTCATCATTTGCAGGGGCACTTGTCACAGACGGCTTCATGGTAAAACTCTTTGACAATTACTGGCTGCCATGGATTCAGAATGTATGGCCAAACCCCGACAGCGTGCTTTACTTCCTCTTTGTCGGCGATCCGCTTGCAGACAACTGTTTTGAGGCATTCGGGATGCTCACATCCGGACTTTTTGTCTCGATAGGGGTGGTGCTGCCGGCAATATTCATATTCTATCTCATGATGACCATTCTTGAGGATTCCGGCTACCTGCCCCGACTTGCAGTATTAATGGATGGACTATTCCATAAGATAGGCCTTCACGGATATGCAATAGTTCCGGCAATACTCGGCCTCGGATGCAATGTTCCGGCAGTTACAGCAACCAGAAATCTTGAGACAAAAAAACAGAGATTTATTATGATGGTGCTTCTTGCAGTATTCATTCCCTGCGGAGCACAGCTTGGGATAATGCTGGATGTAATACCGGAGACTGTCGGATGGGTGATGCTGTACCTGATAATCGGATTCTGCCTCTTCGGATTCATACTCGGCAAATTAATTCCGGGAGGGAACCCCGAAATATTAATCGACATTCCACCATACAGAAGACCGGCATTGCAGAACATATGCAAAAAACTCTGGGTAAAAACAAAGGGATTCTTTATAAATGCGATTCCTTTCGTTCTGCTCGGAATACTATTTGTAAATGTCCTGTATCTCCTCGGAGTTATTCAGGCTCTTGCTGATCTCTTCGCACCACTATTTGTAACATGGTTTGGAGTGCCTAAAGAGACCGTCGGGCCGCTGATTGCAGCATTCTTAAGAAAAGATCTTGCAGTAGCACAGCTCTCTACAATTGCTATGACACCATACCAGATGATAACAGCTGTCGTACTTATATCCATATACTTCCCGTGTGTTGCAACATTTGTGGTTATGCTTAAAGAAGGAGTGAAAGAACTTGCCGCTGCTGTAGGAGTGCTTGCAGTAATAGTATTCCTATACGGCGGACTGATACACCTCATTGGAATATTACTGGGGGTAGCATAA
- a CDS encoding metal-dependent transcriptional regulator — MKAEKKACNLSRKVEDYLESILNVTIQKGYARTKDIADEMSLSPSSVVEMFKKLDRLGLVEYRRYEGVVLKEKGREIAEVIKYRHETLKKFLMLIKVPEKTANEDACFMEHELHPETVRQIRTLIEILENNRTISDDIRRMIDSGKY, encoded by the coding sequence ATGAAAGCTGAAAAAAAAGCATGCAACCTTTCCAGAAAAGTTGAGGATTACCTTGAATCAATCCTCAACGTCACCATTCAGAAAGGCTATGCAAGGACAAAGGACATAGCAGATGAGATGTCCCTCAGCCCCTCAAGTGTTGTTGAGATGTTTAAAAAACTAGACAGACTGGGGCTTGTTGAGTACCGGAGATATGAAGGGGTTGTGCTGAAGGAGAAGGGCAGGGAGATTGCCGAGGTTATAAAATACCGGCATGAGACACTCAAAAAATTCCTGATGCTGATTAAAGTGCCTGAAAAGACTGCAAATGAGGACGCATGTTTTATGGAGCATGAACTACATCCGGAAACAGTACGGCAGATCAGAACCCTGATTGAAATCCTTGAAAATAACCGGACAATCTCTGATGATATCAGAAGAATGATTGATTCCGGAAAATACTGA
- a CDS encoding ferredoxin domain-containing protein, whose amino-acid sequence MFIESECVEIVAKLMALSARTAPKSKGSDVIEIKIVSKDELGALAASMRSFGEENNLKFFLRDAGNIEKSDCCVIIGVKGDGSLGLNCGGCGFPNCSGMLREQKAIRDTGRDTAFHGPNCVLRQADLGIAVGSAAKTASIHNIDNRIMFSAGVGALKLGWPGDCTVAYGIPLSASGKSIFFDR is encoded by the coding sequence ATGTTCATCGAAAGTGAATGTGTTGAGATTGTAGCAAAACTTATGGCTCTCTCAGCACGCACTGCACCAAAATCAAAGGGGAGCGATGTAATTGAGATTAAAATCGTTTCTAAGGATGAACTTGGTGCACTTGCCGCTTCGATGAGGAGTTTCGGAGAGGAGAATAACCTGAAATTCTTCCTCCGCGATGCCGGAAACATTGAAAAAAGTGACTGTTGTGTAATTATCGGCGTAAAAGGTGACGGCTCACTTGGCTTAAACTGCGGAGGATGTGGTTTTCCAAACTGTTCCGGTATGCTCAGAGAGCAGAAAGCTATCCGGGATACAGGACGTGACACTGCATTTCATGGCCCAAACTGCGTATTGAGGCAGGCTGATCTCGGGATCGCAGTAGGTTCCGCAGCAAAGACTGCATCAATACATAACATAGACAACAGAATCATGTTTTCGGCCGGCGTTGGAGCACTGAAACTTGGCTGGCCCGGTGACTGCACCGTAGCATACGGCATACCGCTGTCAGCCTCAGGTAAGAGCATTTTTTTTGACCGATAA
- a CDS encoding GHMP kinase, with protein sequence MPRLMIRGGDLDLVEYDFSPFEVGENIRTHGIDKRNFKPEFSEKPVEVIVPARIHLTVLDMNRFAPNRPGGGGVGFAIQCYCNSVVEVTEGADEIDYNREPIVRHLVAVFKQVTGYSGGFKICAKDHEKKHVGLGSTGSVLLAVCHGMNKAIGSPLTHEEIRYLIGCNYVEETTDGKIIGGFETGVGPAAATYGGMAVLGDELTLVCHHSFAEDENVYVIIPPTKAKASGEDEFNVLMNRARALDSRDRELKAYFVLMDLIPALCRNDITKLGEIIWEMDFRGSKRAEVEHNSFEIYYYMSRLKDAGLEFVGMSSVGPSVAVITKLGEEEMNEILRPIGLEIAIKTKVDNIGIQFR encoded by the coding sequence ATGCCCAGACTTATGATCCGGGGCGGAGACCTGGATCTTGTCGAGTATGATTTCTCACCATTTGAAGTGGGAGAGAATATCAGAACTCACGGTATCGATAAAAGGAATTTTAAACCGGAATTTTCAGAAAAGCCTGTAGAGGTCATAGTTCCGGCAAGAATCCATCTGACTGTTCTTGATATGAACAGGTTTGCACCCAACAGGCCCGGCGGCGGCGGCGTTGGATTTGCAATCCAGTGCTACTGCAATTCAGTGGTTGAAGTAACAGAAGGCGCTGATGAGATAGACTACAACCGTGAACCAATAGTCAGGCATCTCGTGGCAGTCTTTAAGCAGGTCACAGGCTATTCCGGTGGATTTAAGATCTGCGCAAAGGACCACGAAAAGAAGCATGTCGGCCTTGGATCAACAGGTTCAGTCCTCCTTGCAGTCTGCCACGGAATGAATAAGGCAATCGGCTCCCCTCTCACCCATGAGGAGATCAGATATCTCATCGGATGCAACTATGTCGAGGAGACAACAGATGGTAAAATAATCGGCGGCTTTGAGACCGGAGTCGGCCCTGCGGCGGCTACATACGGAGGTATGGCGGTTTTAGGTGACGAACTTACCCTTGTCTGCCACCACAGTTTTGCAGAGGACGAAAATGTCTATGTAATTATCCCTCCCACAAAAGCCAAGGCATCAGGAGAGGACGAATTCAATGTCCTGATGAACAGGGCAAGGGCACTTGATTCACGTGACCGGGAACTTAAGGCATATTTTGTACTGATGGATTTAATTCCGGCCCTATGCAGGAATGACATAACAAAACTCGGAGAGATCATCTGGGAGATGGACTTTCGGGGATCAAAGCGTGCCGAGGTTGAGCACAACTCATTTGAGATCTATTACTACATGAGCAGGCTAAAGGATGCCGGACTGGAGTTTGTAGGCATGAGTTCAGTCGGCCCTTCAGTTGCAGTAATAACAAAACTCGGAGAAGAGGAGATGAATGAGATCCTCAGACCAATTGGTCTTGAGATTGCCATCAAAACAAAGGTTGACAACATAGGCATTCAGTTCAGATAA
- the galU gene encoding UTP--glucose-1-phosphate uridylyltransferase GalU: MTSVKKAVIPAAGLGTRFLPATKSMPKEMLPLIDRPTIQYVVEEAVNSGIEDIIIITGRSKRAIEDYFDDSPELEMHLEMNGKTDELNLIREISDIADIHYIRQKEPRGLGDAVLRAEKHIGDSPFAVLLGDDIVTNSQPCTRQLIDVYGRTGSSVIAIEEVPDEKVSSYGIIDGKSVEKSLYQIMDIVEKPSLCDAPSRLGAIGRYVFTPELFDCLKRTERGVGGEIQLTDAIRMLNGIQDVYAFSFSGKRYDTGDKIGYLKAIFDFAMADPEISESIREYMSKALKR, from the coding sequence GTGACATCTGTTAAAAAGGCCGTAATTCCTGCCGCAGGGCTTGGCACACGGTTTCTTCCGGCAACTAAATCAATGCCAAAGGAGATGCTCCCTCTAATAGACCGTCCTACAATTCAGTATGTCGTTGAAGAGGCTGTCAATTCCGGCATTGAGGACATCATTATCATCACCGGAAGAAGCAAGAGGGCGATTGAGGACTACTTTGACGACTCTCCTGAACTTGAGATGCACCTTGAGATGAATGGTAAGACTGATGAACTGAATCTGATACGTGAAATCTCAGATATTGCGGATATTCATTACATCAGGCAGAAAGAGCCGAGAGGGCTTGGGGATGCAGTACTCCGGGCTGAGAAGCATATAGGTGACAGTCCTTTTGCTGTTCTCCTCGGCGATGATATTGTTACCAACTCACAGCCCTGCACAAGGCAGCTTATTGATGTCTATGGCAGAACAGGATCTTCTGTAATTGCCATTGAGGAAGTTCCGGATGAGAAGGTCTCAAGCTATGGTATCATTGACGGAAAATCGGTCGAAAAATCCCTATATCAGATTATGGACATTGTTGAAAAACCGTCACTATGTGATGCTCCGTCAAGGCTTGGTGCAATTGGCCGTTATGTCTTTACACCGGAACTGTTTGACTGCCTTAAAAGAACTGAGAGGGGTGTCGGCGGTGAGATTCAGCTTACTGATGCAATAAGGATGCTGAACGGAATTCAGGATGTTTATGCCTTCTCTTTTTCAGGAAAGAGGTATGATACAGGTGACAAAATAGGCTATCTAAAGGCAATTTTTGACTTTGCAATGGCTGACCCTGAGATCTCTGAGAGCATCCGTGAATATATGTCCAAAGCCCTGAAGAGATAG
- a CDS encoding UDP-glucose dehydrogenase family protein — protein MKISIIGSGYVGVVTGACLSEFGHEIVFVDIDLRKIDLLNKGIPPIYELGLAEILKKNKQLISATDDYNSAIEGTDLTFISVGTPCAENGTIDTVYVRSAAENIGSALNNTNKKTVHTVVVKSTVFPGTTESVVLDALERTSGKTAGEGFYLGCNPEFLKEGVAIEDFMNPDRIVIGSYDEGAGEVLGELYANFDCPKVVTGIKTAEMIKYTSNAFLATKISFANEIGNICKMAGIDTEEVFKGVGLDARINPSFFRSGIGFGGSCFPKDVRALLSGAMDSGVDTTILKAVLDVNEAQPLKMIDLLTKHMPDLRGRKIGLFGLAFKPDTDDIRESRAIPVISALTAMGAEVVGYDPLASENMSVLFPGIIYAKDCGEVMACDAVLITTEWPEFEDLDYSGKLVIDGRRIRKAADTAEIYEGVCW, from the coding sequence ATGAAAATATCAATAATAGGATCAGGTTATGTGGGGGTTGTAACCGGTGCGTGCCTCTCGGAATTCGGGCATGAGATTGTTTTTGTTGACATCGATCTAAGGAAGATTGATCTCTTAAATAAGGGAATTCCGCCGATATACGAATTGGGGCTTGCTGAGATTTTAAAGAAGAATAAGCAGCTTATCTCTGCAACCGATGATTATAATTCTGCCATTGAAGGTACTGATCTGACTTTTATATCTGTAGGCACTCCATGTGCGGAGAATGGAACTATTGATACGGTTTACGTCAGATCTGCGGCTGAAAATATCGGTTCAGCCCTTAACAACACCAATAAGAAGACTGTTCATACTGTTGTCGTAAAGAGCACTGTCTTTCCGGGAACTACGGAATCTGTTGTTCTTGATGCCCTTGAGAGAACATCAGGAAAAACTGCCGGTGAAGGATTTTATCTTGGCTGCAATCCGGAATTTTTAAAGGAAGGGGTTGCAATTGAGGACTTCATGAACCCTGACAGGATTGTCATAGGTTCGTATGATGAGGGTGCAGGAGAGGTTCTTGGTGAACTGTATGCCAACTTTGACTGCCCTAAGGTTGTTACCGGCATAAAGACGGCTGAGATGATTAAATATACGAGCAATGCTTTCCTTGCAACCAAGATCAGTTTTGCAAATGAGATCGGGAATATCTGTAAAATGGCCGGCATTGACACTGAGGAAGTTTTTAAGGGTGTCGGCCTTGATGCAAGGATAAACCCCTCATTTTTCCGGTCAGGAATAGGCTTTGGCGGCTCATGCTTCCCAAAGGATGTCAGGGCGCTTTTATCAGGGGCAATGGATTCCGGAGTTGATACAACTATTCTGAAAGCTGTTCTCGATGTAAATGAAGCTCAGCCATTAAAGATGATCGACCTGCTGACTAAGCATATGCCTGATCTCAGAGGACGAAAGATCGGCCTGTTTGGTCTGGCATTTAAGCCCGATACCGATGACATCAGGGAGAGCCGCGCCATTCCGGTCATATCAGCCCTGACTGCAATGGGCGCTGAAGTCGTGGGCTATGACCCGCTTGCATCAGAGAATATGTCTGTTCTCTTCCCCGGTATTATATATGCAAAGGACTGCGGCGAAGTCATGGCATGTGATGCTGTGCTTATTACAACCGAATGGCCGGAGTTTGAAGATCTTGATTACTCAGGAAAGCTTGTTATTGACGGCAGACGGATCAGAAAGGCGGCCGATACTGCTGAGATATATGAGGGTGTCTGCTGGTGA
- the glmS gene encoding glutamine--fructose-6-phosphate transaminase (isomerizing) — MCGIVGYFGYRSASDVVIEGLKKLEYRGYDSFGIATVDGEVNVYKCAGRISELSGEICGTGGTVCIGHTRWATHGIPDEINAHPHTDGTGRIAIVHNGIIENYMSLKSMLIKEGCTFKSDTDSEVIAHLIGKYYAGDLLEAVTRATEDLEGAYAFLSVAAGEDRIVAARDKNPLVIGIGDNEIIASSDVTPILEYTRNVYYVNDGDIISIDSKGVSVFNSGMPKAIVTDVIDWEIDSAKKGGFDHYMQKEIYEESDVFYQSFNSDIDPDFISELNSADEICVIACGTSYNAGLLFRYLMEMHCETPVRVEVASECRFFKPRKCSVVIAVTQSGETADTIAALNMAKASGCTTAAVTNVVGSSVTRVVDYSLYTRAGPEISVAATKSYTAQVAVFMSIVRKLCNGNIKEDLSEIHKVIEDALLVDVSEGAEICAGAFDIFYVGRGLYYPVSLEGALKIKEITYIHAEGYAAGELKHGPISLLCEETPIVAVCTMDVSHPVMLSNIKEMKARNAPVIAIGTEGDEDLDDVADVCIYVKRSTPLGEMLAVIVVLQMLAYQSAVILGRDIDKPRNLAKSVTVI; from the coding sequence ATGTGCGGGATTGTCGGTTATTTTGGGTACCGGAGTGCATCAGATGTTGTAATTGAGGGTTTAAAAAAGCTTGAATACCGGGGTTATGACTCATTTGGAATTGCAACTGTGGACGGGGAGGTGAATGTCTATAAATGTGCCGGACGCATCTCCGAGTTGTCAGGTGAGATCTGCGGTACAGGCGGTACTGTATGTATCGGACATACAAGGTGGGCAACGCATGGAATTCCGGATGAGATTAACGCCCACCCTCATACAGACGGCACCGGGAGGATTGCTATAGTTCATAACGGCATTATTGAGAATTATATGTCCCTTAAGTCAATGCTGATTAAGGAAGGCTGCACCTTTAAATCAGATACTGACAGTGAGGTGATAGCACATCTCATAGGTAAGTATTATGCCGGTGATCTGCTGGAGGCCGTAACAAGGGCGACAGAGGATCTTGAGGGGGCATATGCGTTTTTATCGGTGGCTGCCGGAGAAGACCGGATTGTTGCTGCAAGGGATAAAAATCCCCTTGTAATCGGAATCGGTGACAATGAGATAATTGCCTCCTCTGATGTTACACCTATACTTGAATATACACGGAATGTCTATTATGTCAATGACGGGGATATAATCTCAATTGACTCCAAAGGTGTTTCAGTCTTTAATTCCGGCATGCCAAAGGCGATTGTGACAGATGTTATAGACTGGGAGATCGATTCCGCCAAAAAGGGCGGTTTTGATCATTATATGCAAAAGGAGATCTATGAAGAGTCTGATGTCTTTTACCAGTCATTTAACAGTGATATTGACCCTGATTTCATCAGCGAACTGAATTCTGCTGATGAGATCTGTGTCATAGCATGCGGGACATCGTACAATGCAGGTCTGTTATTCAGATACTTAATGGAGATGCACTGTGAAACTCCGGTACGGGTTGAGGTTGCTTCTGAATGCCGCTTCTTTAAGCCAAGGAAATGTTCGGTTGTGATAGCTGTTACACAGTCAGGTGAGACTGCTGATACTATTGCAGCTTTAAATATGGCAAAAGCCTCCGGCTGCACTACTGCGGCTGTAACAAATGTAGTCGGAAGTTCGGTTACAAGGGTTGTGGATTACTCATTATATACGAGAGCCGGGCCTGAGATCAGTGTTGCGGCAACAAAGTCCTATACGGCCCAGGTTGCAGTCTTTATGTCAATAGTGAGGAAACTCTGTAATGGTAATATCAAAGAGGACCTCAGTGAAATTCACAAGGTCATAGAGGATGCCCTGTTAGTGGATGTATCTGAAGGGGCTGAGATATGCGCCGGGGCATTTGATATCTTTTATGTCGGAAGGGGTCTTTATTACCCTGTATCACTGGAAGGTGCTCTTAAGATCAAGGAGATAACCTATATTCATGCAGAGGGCTATGCTGCCGGAGAGTTAAAGCACGGGCCAATCTCCCTTCTATGTGAGGAGACACCCATTGTTGCGGTATGCACAATGGATGTCTCCCATCCTGTCATGCTCTCCAATATAAAGGAGATGAAGGCAAGGAATGCTCCTGTAATCGCAATCGGGACTGAGGGTGATGAGGATCTCGATGATGTTGCAGATGTCTGCATCTATGTGAAGAGATCGACACCCCTTGGGGAGATGCTTGCGGTAATTGTGGTCCTTCAGATGCTTGCATACCAGTCTGCGGTAATTCTTGGCCGGGATATTGACAAGCCGAGAAATCTGGCAAAGAGCGTCACGGTTATCTGA